A genome region from Bradyrhizobium commune includes the following:
- a CDS encoding AI-2E family transporter → MRVLPGERLMSDNSEGAPLPDSRSELPPVIRRTEFVAIALMGLLLIAVGTVLYVAKAFFLPVVMAIVAGTMLSPAASFLERRRVPRALGAVLIVIAVTTVVAFVVALIAAPVMEWGSRLPELGAQLKEKAHVFDRPLALWKELQTMAGGSDGLPSLSLPKVEWVQPTLEFLSPTFAEFLLFFATLILFVASWRDLRRAMIMNFSDRDARLRTLRILNEIEVHLGNYLLTVTVINIGVGVATGIVCAATGMPNPAGLGALAATLNFIPIIGPVAMFAVLVVVGLVAFPTLGGGLMAALAFGGITFMEGHFVTPTIIGRRLALNALAVFIALAFWTWLWGPMGAFLSSPLLIVALILKEHLLPENSPQLPQG, encoded by the coding sequence GTGCGCGTCCTTCCCGGTGAACGTCTGATGTCCGACAACAGCGAAGGCGCCCCGCTTCCCGATAGCCGTAGCGAGTTGCCGCCAGTCATCCGCCGCACTGAATTCGTTGCCATTGCGCTGATGGGCCTGCTGCTGATCGCCGTCGGCACGGTGCTTTATGTCGCCAAGGCGTTCTTCCTGCCGGTGGTGATGGCAATCGTCGCCGGCACCATGCTGTCGCCGGCAGCAAGCTTTCTGGAACGGCGGCGCGTGCCGCGCGCCCTCGGCGCCGTGCTGATCGTGATCGCGGTGACGACGGTGGTCGCCTTCGTCGTCGCGCTGATCGCCGCCCCCGTAATGGAGTGGGGCTCGCGCCTTCCGGAGCTGGGCGCGCAATTGAAAGAGAAAGCGCATGTTTTCGACCGGCCGCTAGCGCTATGGAAGGAGCTGCAAACCATGGCCGGCGGCTCCGACGGGTTGCCGAGCCTGTCGCTGCCGAAGGTCGAATGGGTACAGCCGACGCTGGAATTCCTGTCGCCGACTTTTGCCGAATTTCTGCTGTTCTTCGCCACCCTGATCCTGTTCGTTGCGAGCTGGCGCGATTTGCGGCGCGCGATGATCATGAACTTCAGCGATCGCGACGCGCGGCTGCGTACGCTCCGAATTCTCAATGAAATCGAGGTTCACCTCGGCAACTACCTTCTGACTGTGACCGTCATCAATATCGGCGTCGGCGTTGCGACCGGCATTGTCTGCGCGGCCACCGGCATGCCGAATCCAGCCGGCCTCGGCGCGCTGGCGGCAACGCTGAACTTCATCCCGATCATCGGCCCGGTCGCGATGTTCGCCGTGCTGGTTGTGGTCGGGCTGGTCGCCTTTCCGACGCTGGGCGGTGGGTTGATGGCGGCGCTCGCCTTCGGCGGCATCACGTTCATGGAAGGACATTTCGTCACGCCGACCATCATCGGCCGCAGGCTGGCCTTGAACGCGCTCGCGGTCTTCATCGCGCTCGCCTTTTGGACCTGGCTGTGGGGACCGATGGGCGCATTCCTGTCGTCACCGCTCCTGATCGTCGCCCTGATCCTGAAGGAGCATCTCTTGCCGGAGAATTCGCCGCAGCTTCCACAGGGGTGA
- a CDS encoding L,D-transpeptidase, with protein MTRFFAVRRRLPPRALSAFAFATALLTLPVATQAQSLGYAPMQPQAFPQDQAFAPGYAPDDRQATGEDALLPDRLRRQIVSFDRNEPAGTIVIDTANTYLYYVLGNGRAMRYGVGVGREGFTWSGVQNVTRKAEWPDWHPPAEMIARQPYLPRFVAGGPGNPLGARAMYLGSSEYRIHGTNDPTTIGKFVSSGCIRLTNEDVTDLFNRVNVGTKVVVLPKNAPLMAKGADPVRRRPAVTTLPSGRQALNIPTSSVD; from the coding sequence ATGACCAGGTTCTTTGCAGTCCGCCGCCGGCTCCCGCCGCGCGCTCTTTCCGCCTTTGCCTTTGCGACAGCCCTGCTGACGCTGCCTGTTGCGACGCAGGCGCAATCGCTCGGCTACGCGCCGATGCAGCCGCAGGCGTTTCCGCAGGACCAGGCTTTCGCACCGGGCTATGCGCCTGACGATCGGCAGGCCACCGGCGAGGATGCCCTGCTGCCGGATCGGCTGCGCCGGCAGATCGTCAGTTTCGACCGCAACGAGCCTGCCGGCACCATCGTCATCGATACCGCGAACACCTACCTCTATTACGTGCTCGGCAATGGCCGCGCCATGCGCTACGGCGTCGGTGTCGGTCGCGAAGGCTTTACCTGGTCGGGCGTGCAGAACGTGACGCGCAAGGCGGAATGGCCGGACTGGCATCCGCCGGCAGAGATGATCGCGCGCCAGCCCTATCTGCCGCGCTTCGTCGCCGGCGGCCCGGGCAATCCGCTCGGCGCCCGCGCGATGTATCTCGGCTCCAGCGAATACCGCATCCACGGCACCAACGATCCCACCACGATCGGCAAGTTCGTCTCTTCCGGCTGTATCCGCCTGACCAATGAGGACGTCACCGACCTCTTCAACCGCGTCAATGTCGGCACCAAGGTCGTGGTGCTGCCGAAGAACGCGCCGCTGATGGCGAAGGGGGCTGACCCCGTTCGCAGGCGTCCAGCGGTGACGACGCTGCCCTCGGGCCGTCAGGCGCTGAACATCCCGACGTCGTCGGTGGACTGA
- a CDS encoding DUF2865 domain-containing protein has translation MVRRQIGKLTGGAAALVAVAFLGLALTPPAHAEDFFSALFGGFGRRPPPQIQMPFPTDDGPRYDAPRQRAYGGGTAYCVRSCDGRYFPAQGADTESKAQSCKSFCPTAETSLVYGSNIDDAASDSGKSYSDLPNAFRYRREVVAGCTCNGKNSAGLASVKVEDDPTLRKGDIVAGAEGLVVANRNANDRRGVAMNFSPLPDSVRAKFRQLPVVAKE, from the coding sequence ATGGTGAGACGTCAGATCGGCAAACTGACCGGCGGTGCGGCGGCATTGGTCGCCGTCGCCTTCCTTGGTCTTGCGCTGACGCCACCGGCGCATGCAGAGGACTTTTTCTCGGCGCTGTTTGGTGGATTTGGCAGGCGGCCGCCACCGCAAATTCAGATGCCGTTCCCGACCGACGATGGGCCGCGCTACGATGCCCCGCGCCAGCGCGCCTATGGTGGTGGCACGGCCTATTGTGTCCGTAGCTGCGACGGTCGCTATTTCCCGGCGCAAGGCGCAGACACCGAGAGCAAGGCGCAATCCTGCAAGAGCTTCTGCCCGACCGCCGAAACGTCCCTCGTTTATGGCAGCAACATCGACGATGCCGCGTCCGATAGCGGAAAGTCCTACTCCGACCTGCCGAACGCCTTCCGCTATCGCAGGGAGGTTGTCGCGGGCTGCACCTGCAACGGCAAGAATTCGGCCGGGCTCGCGTCGGTCAAGGTCGAGGACGATCCGACCTTGCGCAAAGGTGACATCGTCGCGGGCGCCGAGGGCCTCGTCGTCGCCAACCGCAATGCCAACGACCGTCGCGGCGTCGCGATGAATTTCTCGCCGCTGCCGGACTCGGTGCGAGCCAAATTCCGCCAGCTGCCGGTGGTGGCGAAGGAGTAG